A region of Streptomyces sp. TG1A-60 DNA encodes the following proteins:
- a CDS encoding TnsA-like heteromeric transposase endonuclease subunit, with protein sequence MSGLGDAVAAASTDALWSHWCTWADLLAPVDVSGGRAGLDLAPGWESRWSVTWRTTSEELTRSVEELIRYGLREFAPMRVFTWRREQRHRPGLPFVQSTGRLHGAESIEEARFLLALDFAGEVTDVVSQPFRMRFGGALGERPHTPDYLVRTRAGVWLIDVRPAELIFEKDWESFAAAAELARVCGWEFAVVGEWLPHIMMTLDWLSSRRRSMADPLQLEPTLLAEAAAGGRTFGELAACTAFPPVARAHLLHLLWHRRLGLDLRAPLGDGSVIVTGKVSP encoded by the coding sequence TTGTCCGGACTCGGCGACGCGGTCGCTGCGGCGTCCACCGATGCGCTGTGGTCGCATTGGTGCACGTGGGCCGACCTGCTCGCCCCGGTCGATGTCTCCGGTGGTCGGGCCGGGCTCGACCTGGCTCCGGGGTGGGAGTCGCGGTGGTCTGTGACGTGGCGAACCACCAGCGAAGAGCTCACGCGGTCGGTCGAGGAGTTGATTCGGTACGGGTTGCGTGAGTTCGCTCCGATGCGCGTGTTCACGTGGCGGCGGGAACAACGTCACCGTCCCGGGCTGCCGTTTGTTCAGAGCACCGGTCGCCTACACGGGGCGGAGAGCATAGAAGAGGCTCGGTTCCTGCTCGCTCTGGACTTCGCCGGCGAGGTGACGGATGTTGTTTCGCAGCCGTTCAGGATGCGCTTCGGCGGAGCCCTCGGAGAACGACCGCACACCCCGGACTACCTGGTGCGCACGAGGGCCGGTGTCTGGCTGATCGACGTACGCCCGGCTGAGCTGATCTTCGAGAAGGATTGGGAGTCGTTCGCTGCCGCCGCAGAGCTGGCTCGCGTCTGCGGTTGGGAGTTCGCGGTCGTGGGTGAGTGGCTGCCTCACATCATGATGACCTTGGACTGGCTGTCGTCGCGTCGGCGGTCGATGGCGGACCCTCTTCAGTTGGAGCCGACCCTCCTGGCTGAAGCAGCAGCCGGCGGGCGAACCTTCGGCGAGCTGGCGGCCTGCACCGCCTTCCCGCCGGTGGCCCGGGCCCACCTGCTGCATCTGCTCTGGCACCGACGGTTGGGGCTGGACCTGCGGGCCCCTCTCGGTGACGGTTCGGTGATCGTCACGGGGAAGGTGTCGCCATGA
- a CDS encoding alpha/beta fold hydrolase: MTSLSANSSSPQQVRDANTTFVLVHGSCSSSLMWAPVQRELALLGHRSFAVDLPGHGFDAQYPAAYQAPQDLEAWAAEPSTLAGVTLQDNVDMVVDIVRRVAEQGPVVLVGASLGGTTITGVGNTVPDLVSRLVYISAWSCVQRANPIEYMQDPEFGGNLLAPLAALNVGDPAELGVGRANYRTADPNLLAALKAAIMADGTDEQFRSFLNLLQPDESLAVMMADARGHAGTWGTIARTYIRLTDDRSLPVAMQNRLIAEADALTPNNPYDVHTLATSHVGFLLKPAEVAGILDQLTV, translated from the coding sequence TCGCTGATGTGGGCTCCTGTCCAGCGCGAACTGGCGCTGCTCGGCCATCGCAGCTTCGCTGTCGACCTGCCGGGGCACGGCTTCGACGCGCAGTACCCGGCCGCCTACCAGGCCCCGCAGGACCTCGAAGCTTGGGCGGCCGAACCGTCGACTCTGGCCGGGGTCACCCTGCAGGACAACGTCGACATGGTCGTCGACATCGTCCGACGGGTGGCCGAGCAAGGGCCGGTGGTGCTGGTGGGCGCCAGCCTCGGCGGAACCACCATCACCGGGGTGGGCAACACGGTCCCTGACCTGGTGAGCCGACTCGTCTACATCTCCGCGTGGTCGTGCGTGCAGCGCGCGAACCCCATCGAGTACATGCAGGATCCCGAGTTCGGCGGCAACCTGCTGGCCCCATTGGCCGCGTTGAACGTCGGCGACCCCGCCGAACTCGGCGTCGGTCGGGCCAATTACCGCACCGCCGACCCGAACCTGCTCGCGGCACTCAAGGCGGCGATCATGGCGGACGGCACCGATGAACAGTTCCGGTCCTTTCTCAACCTCCTGCAGCCGGACGAATCCCTGGCGGTGATGATGGCCGACGCACGCGGCCACGCCGGAACCTGGGGCACCATCGCCCGCACCTACATCCGTCTCACCGACGACCGGTCACTTCCCGTGGCAATGCAGAACCGTCTGATCGCCGAGGCCGACGCCTTGACGCCCAACAATCCGTACGACGTGCACACCCTGGCCACCAGCCACGTCGGGTTTCTGCTCAAACCGGCGGAGGTGGCCGGCATCCTCGATCAACTGACTGTCTGA